In a single window of the Acyrthosiphon pisum isolate AL4f chromosome X, pea_aphid_22Mar2018_4r6ur, whole genome shotgun sequence genome:
- the LOC103309207 gene encoding uncharacterized protein LOC103309207, with protein MLRQKFWILSGRAAVRRVIFSCVPCTRHKAVRPQPLMADLPSHRVQPHRPFSHVGMDYGGPFLIKEHRRRNAQSVKVYLALFVCMSVKAVHLEIVSNLSTDAFLAALDRFVARRGIASNLYSDCGTNYVGAARQLKAVFRDAQAQNRLTSHITCTWHFNPPAAPHFGGIWEAGIKSVKFHLKHVIGQQVLTYEEFHTLTTRIEGILNSRPITPTSSDPHDLSALTPGHFLIGQPIHAIPEPDTTDIQINRLNRWQLIQQCHQSYWKRWSREYLSTLQGRQKWFKSTQNLTVGDPKLRLDHQLIGGSVVSLRFTLDPMTLFASCPCALRTASTSDRS; from the coding sequence atgttaaGACAAAAATTCTGGATTTTGTCGGGTCGCGCAGCGGTTCGTCGTGTTATTTTTTCATGCGTGCCGTGCACCCGCCACAAAGCTGTCCGCCCTCAGCCACTCATGGCAGACCTTCCGTCCCACCGGGTCCAACCGCATCGACCGTTTTCGCATGTCGGGATGGACTACGGGGGCCCGTTCCTTATCAAGGAACATCGTCGTCGCAACGCGCAGTCAGTCAAGGTCTACCTCGCATTATTCGTCTGTATGTCCGTTAAGGCAGTCCACCTCGAAATTGTGTCCAATCTGAGCACCGATGCCTTCCTTGCAGCATTGGACCGTTTTGTCGCAAGACGCGGCATTGCATCTAATCTATATTCTGACTGCGGTACCAACTACGTCGGCGCCGCGCGCCAATTGAAAGCTGTGTTCCGCGATGCCCAAGCTCAAAACCGTCTGACGTCGCACATAACCTGTACATGGCATTTCAATCCGCCTGCTGCGCCCCACTTTGGTGGTATTTGGGAGGCCGGCATCAAAAGCGTCAAATTTCACCTCAAGCATGTAATCGGTCAACAAGTACTGACCTATGAAGAATTTCACACCTTGACCACTCGCATCGAAGGGATCTTAAATTCTAGACCGATCACACCCACCTCATCTGATCCGCATGACTTGAGTGCGTTAACGCCGGGACATTTTCTGATCGGCCAGCCGATACACGCCATACCAGAACCGGACACCACCGACATTCAAATCAACCGGTTGAACCGATGGCAACTCATCCAGCAGTGCCACCAATCATACTGGAAAAGGTGGTCACGTGAATATTTGTCTACGTTACAAGGTCGGCAAAAATGGTTCAAGTCAACTCAGAATTTAACGGTCGGTGATCCGAAGCTCCGTCTCGACCACCAACTGATTGGCGGCTCGGTCGTGTCATTGAGGTTCACCCTGGACCCGATGACGTTGTTCGCGTCGTGTCCGTGCGCACTCAGGACGGCGTCTACAAGCGACCGGTCGTGA